The genomic interval ATATGCTTGTTGATAGCACTTTTCATTAAAATATGTACTCTGTTTATTACAAAACTTGAAATATTCACAATTTTTATGTAAAAcgtgatttaaaaattataaattttttatgtaaacTTACGTTCTATTTAAAGATCGAATATATATAGtatcaaaaaattcataatacaggctatatatatatataatttgttatatAAAGAAATGTGATGTGTTATGTGTAGGCTTTTAGTGTAAAATTTGTTATATAAAGATACAAAGAGTACGCAAATATCCTTTTTTAACTGCCAAAATGCGcgtttgtataaaaaaaacacaaagaacAACCAAAATGAGCATGAGTGCCTTATTTGGACATTGTTCCAATTAGCAATTAACAGTTCATAATCATAACAAAATTGGCCCTTATTTGACTTGATCAAGACCCATCTAGCTTCAAATAAATACTTGATGAATTAcattaattttcattgaagCTAGGATCTTGAATCAATACTTATAAGAAAATACAAAGTTATATCATCAAGCAATATCCTAGATTCCTATAGAGTTCAAATTAAATACCCCATCATATATTTGACAAGAAAACTACCACCCTCTTCAAAAAGGCATTGAAAGGTGATTTAAACAAACATCTTGATTGAAGAATTGAAGGCTTGAATCTTTCTCTATTTTCCAAGGATTAGTCTCACCTATTAAATCATCAATGGAACGAAAGGGGGTAAGCCTAAATCTGTCTATATTGATCAATATTTGAAGGATGGAGTTATTCTTTTTCAGTTATATTATACCAGCttatttgattatgttttgattttgaagatttttaatatattttatagaacagtttgtaaaataataatgtttaaaataagtagtatttgttttatttattttttttaatttataaacaagtaaataagaaattatttataaaatgttgTATAAACAagctctttttaaaataaaaaaaaaacataatttaaaattaaataattttttataaaataaatcaaacaatcccttaataattagattaaaaaactccctgtaaataatttttaatttagaaggGGCTAATATATGacaaaatggaaaaataataattattattattaacagtTCAATGCATGttgtaatttatgttttttttgtcaTGAAATTGAATATCTCATTCTCATTTAATAGTCTCTtgcaacttaattttttttcattttacattTCCATTACGGTGTCAATCTCATAATTAATTGTTGCTCTGAGATGATATATACATGAAGTTTTAGGAAATGAATCCTAAACATCTAACAAATTTTTTCATGATGCAGCAAGGTTCCTCACCATTTTCATCTCATCACCATATATATTGTCATTTATACTATATATTGCAGATAAATAGATTTCATTGTCCAATATCGATGGAACATGGGAAATATCCCATTAAACTTATCAGTAATGAACCTGTAAAAAAACTTAACATTAATTAATCAACTTCATTAAAAGGAATGCAAAATACACATTTTATAGGCCATCTAGTTATTCTTTAATTCTAGTTAACAAactaaatgagttttttttctcctttgtcTTAATATTTGAGTCTTGGCCTTGTATTGGTTGATGTGTGTAAATTACGGGGGTATTAACCAATATAAGGCTAAGATGATTCAAAGATccctttttttaaatacatcacgtcaaaataataaatactaagTGTGGAGAAAATAGATGTTTGAATTTGCATTCAAGCATATCAAAATAATTAGCATGAATTGAACATATAAGACTATTGAATAAAACTTTTATTGTCTATTAGTATCTAAATAACTActaaaaatacatcaataaaaattagacatataatattattattctctatttttatGGATAACTGGGAGACACACCATaatataaagatttttttttatttataaatattaacaataatttaacttttttataattaaatgttGGAGTTTGAAACCTTCACCTTGTAATGGTTAATGTGCGTTGATCAAGGGGGTACTAACCAATACAAGTGAAGGGGTTTAcactcaaaataaattttatatatatatatgcaatttcatttcataaaatgattaacaaattaaattattaattaactaacATAAGATGTGTTATATGCAGCAAAAGCCTGTTACTAAGATGTCTGTGCCACAATTTGGAGGGTGGGAACATAAGCCTCATGGAGTTCCTACAGACTACTCCATGGTGTTCAACATGGCTCGTGAAAACAAGAAGAATCATAAAACAGACTTGACTGAAGTTAAGCGTCTTAGCGTTGGAAATGATCAAAGAGTTGCATCCAATACTCCAAATCATCACCATGGTCGTGGTCGTGGTCGTGGTCATGGTCACGGTCATGGTCCTAGTCATGGTCATAATTATGGTCATGGTCCTAGTCATGGTCCTAGTCATGGTTATGGTCCTGTTCCTAGCATAGTCACCCTCATCACGCTCATGCAGATCCTCCTATCACGGTGAGACATGTTATTAGTTGTTAGCATTTcagttatatattaatttcttaTTGCATGCTTGTGACTTTTCTTGTTGAGGTTTTGTGCATGATTGTGGCTTTTCTTGTTGAGGTTTTGATTTTCAATGATAACATAACATAATATAACCCTTTGAACAATTACTCCACCTAGCATTGGTCCATACCCCCTTATCAACGCACGTGGATCAATGTTAGGTGTAATATTGTCGAAggcaataatataaaataatagatcTTACAttcagtcaaaaaaaaaaaaaaatagtataccttattgttataatttcatcatcaacaaaaaagtaaatatttaaatattaaattaactcTGTAAATagattacttttttttaatctttgtaaaaaaagatataatttttgtcattcaaaatatataaaataaaaagaatttgcCCTTAAATcgaaggaaaaataaataaataaataaataaatagaagtgTATAATAGGTACTTTAACTCAAAATAACGAATGAGTTACAAAAGTATCATAAAATTAGACAATGGTAAAGCATCCTAATAATTACTACACTAATATGAATGAATAACACATGAATGCTTCCCTTCATTGTTACTAATAAACCATCCCCAAATAACAATTTAAGTAAGAGCAAACAACCCAACACAACTCTTAACCACATCCtcaaacaaaatatttcttAATAACCAAATACACCCAAAAAAACCTAATATATAGTGGCTAACTTTATGCTAATATTTCCCAAAGCTACCATACCATAACTTTGTTGCAAGAAATGACCAACACAATCTTCCAATGATATCCCCACCAATACCAAATCaatcaaaaaaattacataaaacaaCACAACAAAAACTTACAATCAATTAAAAGATGAGAAGTCAACCTACAATGAAGAAAATAAGATAGATCATTTGGCAATGACATGACCCCTATTTTCCCTATATCTTCCACCAAACTATCCTTTTGAAAAGATATAGAAAGCAAGTAAGGGAAACATACCTTAGCCAAATATTCATTCACAAAAATGATGTTGTTTCCATAAGTTTCTCCCAATACTCATAACAAAAATGttactcttaaaaaaatatcCTTAGAATATATTTAACTACCCACAAGCTATCAAGATTTTCTTACAAAACAACAATATATCATTCacaaaatgaaaatttgaaaaagaaatttcCTCATTTGCACTTAACTACAcaacaaaacaaagataaattGTTTGTTGCACAAGAGCTTCTAACCCTCATTGactattaaaaacaaaattgaaagaaagaaagtgtgtgtgagagagatgagagggaaaagaaagagaaggaagGAGTATGAGAGACCAATACACTATTAATAGTTTATAACTCATATATGCTGTTTATGATTTTGCAGGGGAGAAGGAACATTTTGACATACATGAATTGCTTTAGTAGACCTTGATATGATAAGAATCAAACCACTCCATCATTTTAATATCTTAGTCTTGGACTTATTCTATTAAATGTACGAGGAGTATATGACTTTGTAATATTATCTACACATAAATAAAAGACAAGTTCGTTTGAAATTTCTTTACCTAACCAACAACAACTTTTAtgatatgatatgtcatgtatATTAATTGTTCCTTACAATAATAATGAACTCTTTTATCTCATTTGTTACATTTCTAATGTTTTCTACACAAACTCTAATTAATAAATCACTTTAttcttatattaaatataaaaaatgataactgTGAAAGGATTTTCTGTTCTTATAGTGTTCATCCTTATCAAATTGTAGATTTATCTCACTGGCTAGTTTCCTAATTTCTCTCGATGTTTTATGTCTCAAATATTCTCTTTCCATCtgtaaaaatacaaaataatatcttaaaatatcttgATATTATATCacgatattttttatattatattacaatatgttaaaagttattttttaggaataatttatattcataaagTATGTTCGagtatttcttattattattattattattattattattattattattattattattattattattagttattgATTATCTATTAATTTAAGATTGTGTCTACGGGTctatataaatagagattaatattAAGTCTTTTGTGTCAACTTAACATAATGTTATTATCAATACTAttcaagtttttattattttctcttttctttttatctaaaatttcaCACCGTCAATAGAATcaaatgtcaaattttattaatccaAGAAAGTGTATTAAAAAGTATGTGTTAAAGAGTCTgttgtatatattattttatttaacaatgaatgattttgtgtttgtgttttgGATATTTGAACACCCTTCTGAAATATTAGAGCCCCCTTATTGTACCCTTAATCCATGTCTTTGGACTAATCTTTTCTTAACTATTACTTTGAACGTTTACTCATATGGTATAATATAAGTAGTAAATACTTCGGTTCGTTAATTGTTTAATCAGAGGTTATATTTGTAGTCAGTATGCTATGTTGGTAAGATTGCGAGTAAGATTGTGGGATCAAAATTGTGTGTTGCTTTTGTAGAATATGAATGGTAAGGACCATAAAATAGTCACAAAGAACTCATGCGATTGCAAGATTATTTGATTCTCACAAACTTTTGTCGtcatttaaggtttttttttttttagagaattttttttcttttaaattgacGGACTCCTGTTGGGTTTTGGCAAAAGGCTatgttttaaaacaaaacaaaaacactgGAGAATGGTTCATGAACACTTGTACATCTATAATGCACCTTGAGAGAGAAAGAAATAGATAATATAATATAgacttaattacagttttggtctccctattttagctgaatcgcgaaagcagtcccttcattttgtttctccccagttttggtccctcaaatagaattttagtccaaaatttgatgaaattttagtttttaaagctgtactacaccatttatgatcatatatttcaagtacaagTGTTGCAAAtaagatcttgaggcattgtgtgacttaaataaatgcaaaaaaaaatgaaattttatcaagttttggaccaaaattctgtttggggaccaaaattggggagaaacaaaatgaggggactactttcgcgattcagttaaaataaagggatcaaaactgcaattaagcctataatATATGTGATATGTTGGCGATGAGATGGGAAGAGAGAAATAGAGAGAAAAATGAAACATTGAATGAGTGATAAAAAATTAGAGGTGTACAAAAATAAGAGTTTAACAACATAATGTTTTTATTCATTTGACTTCAATAAGTGGCTCCCATCTTATTGAAATTTTGGTCTGGATTGTTGTAGGTGTTAGACGCGGAACTACAATAAAATATACTaccaacaaaattaatatttattttgaattatagagattaatttttatacactataaataaaaaattaattaacaatattaaacatatttgtaaacattatgattcactaacaatataaataacttatattgatagtctatatatattatatatatttatatttatatatacacaaaagtctatattattatttgtatcaatgaaaaataaattggagGTGTGATTGTAACAAATACCACTTCCTTGGCAACAACTAAATctatattaattgaataattacttttttgttCTAACATTATACTCTTAATTATTGTATcttaattcaattaattattctTTTGACTACTAATAACAAGAATACATTactaaataaatttcattttaccatataaattaatacactcaataattttcttaagtgtaaataaataacaataaaagtCACATAAGGTTACACTATCAGATGCACAAACACAATTTATGATTATaatgtggtatgaaaatcatgGTTTTGTAAAGTTTTCACTAATGAGTAGCATCCTTCTCATTTCTCCTAAAAAAGATGTTTAATCCTAATAAACAGGGCAATTCAAGCTTTTAATATTATCACGCTATTCACCAAATTGGTAATTTTTGTTCATCAACCTTATCTTCCACAACTATTTAGCTACATCGATTGACTCCATTGTCAATAAGAAAACATAGTTGATCAATCTCATCAACCCATATAAAGAGACCACAACTATGATTATCACCTTTAGAGACATTATAATACAATGTGTTAAAAtcataacttaaaataaaatattagctATATAAAGAACAAGGGTAAGAGgtttgaaagaagaaaataagtgttgtaaaataaaataactaactttgaaaaaaaaatgaagaaaggtCTTATCTACATTTTTATGAGTATTGGTACTTTTAATCATTGTTCTTCTTCCACAGTTGCAATCGAGCAAATAAAGATTCTTATTTTGACGACATTGACACTAGAACTTCGATTGttgtcttgttttatttttcctttgtgAATGCATAACCACCGCgattcatttttcaaattcacATATTAGGGATTATTGATTAGAAGGATGTTTGGATTTGGGGAAGAACATAAATAGAAATGATGCATGatgtctttttattttgatgaataAATTGTAAGTAATAGCTCATTAAGGAAAAACTTTACAAAACTAAAATTTCCTATCACATTCCCTACAAAACTTTTAAATGTTTGGTCAATATTCTCAATCATATAAATTACTTAAAAGACAAATTGTTACCTATAATTTACAATATGTAGGCAAAAGACTCTGTTAATTTTGTATCCCATAGGTAGAACGTTCcctaaattaaactaaaatgtTCCACATTatatgtcatcaacatagacAAAGACAAGTGATTGTGTCGTTTAATATGACAAGTCATCACTCCTAATAGAGCTACTTGACAAAGTGAACAATTTGACTAACGTGATTCAATTTGAGAAAGAAATTTGTTGTTTCATAAATTTGAGTTATCAAATTGTCCGACACTCACAACTTTATGTCCCAATTTGATAGTTtacttttttctctctttacgaatatttaattttcaatattccCATTGTGTTATTCCCTTTTCATTGCCATTAAACCATC from Cicer arietinum cultivar CDC Frontier isolate Library 1 chromosome 5, Cicar.CDCFrontier_v2.0, whole genome shotgun sequence carries:
- the LOC101504573 gene encoding uncharacterized protein, producing MERKGQKPVTKMSVPQFGGWEHKPHGVPTDYSMVFNMARENKKNHKTDLTEVKRLSVGNDQRVASNTPNHHHGRGRGRGHGHGHGPSHGHNYGHGPSHGPSHGYGPVPSIVTLITLMQILLSRGEGTF